In a genomic window of Pseudomonas oryzihabitans:
- a CDS encoding thiolase family protein, with translation MRNGQSTLYDDVLLLDGVRTPWADLGGALGQVSPTDLGIAVARALLARGHDAGAVDSVLAGCVAQASFDAYLLPRHIGLYAGVPEVVPALQVQRVCGTGLELLRQAGDQLQSGQASRVLCVAAESMTRNPIAAYTHRSGFRLGAPVEFHDFLWEALKDPAAGLDMLGTAERLAQRFGIVREDVDAWALCSFERALAAQRQGWFHEEIVPVAAARFESAGLAPRELRLPRGCAVVERDSHPRETSLEALARLTPVHEGGVQTAGNSCAVADGAAAVLLTRGADAVPARALAWVRGSCVVGVPPEVMGSGPVPAIQGLLERAGLPLAAIDRLEINEAQGAQLLAVQRALELDPARLNVHGGAIALGHPLAATGLRLAITLARQLRAEGLRYGVAAVCIGGGQGMAVLLENPGWRER, from the coding sequence ATGCGTAACGGCCAGAGCACCCTGTACGACGATGTCCTGCTGCTGGATGGCGTACGCACTCCCTGGGCCGACCTGGGTGGCGCCCTGGGCCAGGTGTCGCCCACCGACCTCGGCATCGCCGTGGCCCGGGCGCTGCTGGCGCGGGGGCACGACGCCGGGGCGGTGGACTCGGTACTGGCTGGCTGCGTGGCCCAGGCCAGCTTCGACGCCTATCTGCTACCGCGCCACATCGGCCTCTACGCCGGGGTACCCGAGGTGGTGCCGGCGCTGCAGGTGCAGCGCGTCTGCGGCACGGGCCTCGAGTTGCTGCGCCAGGCCGGCGACCAACTGCAGAGCGGCCAGGCCAGCCGAGTGCTCTGTGTGGCGGCCGAATCCATGACCCGCAATCCCATCGCGGCCTATACCCACCGCAGCGGCTTTCGCCTGGGCGCGCCGGTGGAGTTTCACGATTTTCTCTGGGAGGCGCTCAAGGACCCGGCGGCGGGTCTGGACATGCTCGGCACGGCGGAGCGCCTTGCCCAACGCTTTGGCATCGTCCGTGAAGATGTCGACGCCTGGGCGCTGTGCAGCTTCGAGCGGGCCCTGGCGGCCCAGCGGCAGGGCTGGTTCCACGAGGAGATCGTACCGGTGGCGGCGGCACGCTTCGAATCCGCTGGCCTGGCGCCACGGGAGCTGCGCCTGCCGCGGGGCTGTGCGGTGGTGGAGCGCGACAGCCATCCGCGGGAGACCTCACTGGAGGCCCTGGCACGACTGACGCCGGTGCATGAGGGAGGCGTCCAGACCGCCGGCAACAGTTGCGCGGTGGCCGATGGTGCGGCGGCCGTGCTGCTGACACGGGGTGCGGATGCCGTGCCAGCGCGCGCCCTGGCCTGGGTGCGCGGCAGCTGCGTGGTGGGGGTGCCGCCCGAGGTCATGGGCAGCGGGCCGGTCCCGGCGATCCAGGGACTACTGGAGCGCGCCGGTCTGCCGCTGGCTGCCATCGACCGCCTGGAGATCAACGAGGCCCAGGGCGCCCAGCTGCTGGCGGTCCAGCGCGCCCTGGAACTGGACCCGGCGCGCCTCAATGTACACGGCGGCGCCATCGCCCTCGGTCATCCGCTGGCGGCTACCGGCCTGCGCCTGGCCATCACCCTGGCCCGGCAACTGCGCGCCGAGGGGCTGCGCTATGGCGTGGCGGCGGTATGCATCGGCGGCGGCCAGGGCATGGCGGTGTTGTTGGAGAATCCGGGGTGGCGGGAGCGGTAG
- a CDS encoding sensor histidine kinase: protein MSTPDRSLRRRLLKWLVLPVLLVNLGGAVVSYQFARKPAFSALDSDLTDSATLLLEQLRVDGDGRLSLPPEAEYLLRHNSHDHVWLAVRTLDGRLLFGDGAMPVQAITDEMRDGHTTAQRARINERSVFMVAQLGNIAGQPVVASVAQTLSRHTAALQRMVLTLVAVQLIVALLIAAQLLWAVRRGLRPLERLERQLDSRHYDDLAPLREEGAPRELSTFVAALNGLLLRVREGARNQRAFLDDMAHQLRTPLAGISTLTQWLRQRHAGDAESAAALAQLEAATKRMTRQTNQLLTLARAATARLESPPREPLRLDELVSDAIPSQLAQADCHGIDLGYELEPQTVLGNAFQLRDLLDNLVDNALRYTPRGGQVTVRLHSQAGATVLEVEDNGPGIPEAERARIFERFYRIDRGIHGTGLGLAIVRDIATAHDAGIELATPASGHGLRVAIHFPPLVTPAVEAAP from the coding sequence ATGAGCACGCCCGACCGCAGCCTGCGCCGGCGCCTGCTGAAATGGCTGGTGCTGCCGGTGCTGCTGGTCAACCTCGGGGGCGCGGTGGTCAGCTATCAGTTCGCCCGCAAGCCGGCGTTCAGCGCCCTGGACAGTGACCTGACCGATTCCGCGACCCTGCTGCTGGAACAACTGCGGGTGGACGGCGATGGTCGGTTATCGCTGCCCCCCGAAGCGGAGTACCTACTACGCCACAACAGCCATGACCACGTCTGGCTGGCGGTCCGCACCCTGGATGGCCGGCTGCTGTTCGGCGACGGCGCCATGCCGGTGCAGGCGATTACCGACGAGATGCGCGACGGGCACACCACGGCGCAGCGCGCCCGCATCAATGAGCGCTCGGTGTTCATGGTCGCTCAACTGGGCAATATCGCAGGCCAGCCCGTGGTGGCCAGCGTCGCCCAGACCCTGAGTCGCCACACCGCCGCCCTGCAGCGCATGGTGCTGACCCTGGTGGCGGTGCAACTGATCGTCGCCCTGCTCATCGCCGCCCAGTTGCTCTGGGCGGTGCGCCGCGGCCTGCGCCCGCTGGAGCGCCTGGAACGCCAGCTCGACAGCCGTCACTACGATGACCTCGCCCCGCTGCGCGAAGAGGGGGCGCCGCGCGAGCTGAGTACCTTCGTCGCCGCGCTCAACGGCCTGCTGCTGCGGGTCCGCGAGGGCGCGCGCAACCAGCGCGCCTTTCTCGACGACATGGCGCACCAGTTGCGCACCCCCCTGGCTGGCATCAGCACCCTGACCCAGTGGCTGCGCCAGCGCCACGCCGGCGATGCCGAGAGCGCCGCCGCCCTGGCGCAATTGGAGGCCGCCACTAAACGCATGACCCGCCAGACCAACCAGTTGTTGACCCTGGCCCGCGCCGCTACCGCGCGGCTGGAGAGTCCGCCACGCGAACCCCTGCGCCTGGACGAACTGGTCAGCGATGCCATCCCCAGCCAGTTGGCCCAGGCCGATTGCCATGGCATCGATCTGGGCTACGAACTGGAACCGCAGACGGTCCTGGGCAACGCCTTCCAGCTGCGCGACCTGCTCGACAACCTGGTGGATAACGCCCTGAGATACACCCCGCGTGGCGGTCAGGTCACGGTGCGGCTGCACAGCCAGGCGGGGGCGACCGTCCTGGAAGTGGAAGACAACGGCCCGGGCATCCCCGAGGCCGAGCGTGCCCGTATCTTCGAGCGCTTCTATCGCATCGACCGGGGCATCCACGGCACCGGCCTGGGCCTGGCCATCGTCCGCGACATAGCCACCGCCCACGACGCCGGCATCGAACTGGCCACCCCGGCCAGCGGCCACGGCCTGAGGGTGGCGATCCACTTCCCGCCGTTGGTCACCCCTGCCGTGGAAGCGGCCCCGTAG
- a CDS encoding response regulator transcription factor — protein MHILLVEDDATLADGIRRVLEGHGMQVDLLRNGAEADTWLRTTRFAVVVLDIGLPGGLDGFEVVRRLRQRGSDQPVLLLTARDAIDDRVHGFEVGADDYLVKPFAVPELVARIKALARRAGGQSSADLSLGALRLDTAAHQARLGETPLDLSAREWAVLEHLLRQAGKVVSKQQIIDALAPWGSEDLTHNAVEVYVSRLRLKLTDSGVGIRTVRGFGYRLEEASGP, from the coding sequence ATGCACATCCTGCTCGTCGAGGACGATGCCACCCTGGCCGACGGTATCCGCCGCGTTCTGGAGGGCCATGGCATGCAGGTCGACCTCCTGCGCAACGGCGCCGAGGCCGACACCTGGCTGCGCACCACCCGCTTCGCCGTGGTGGTGCTGGACATCGGCCTGCCAGGCGGCCTGGATGGCTTCGAGGTGGTCCGGCGGCTGCGCCAGCGTGGCAGCGACCAGCCGGTGCTGCTGCTCACCGCCCGCGACGCCATCGACGACCGGGTACACGGTTTCGAGGTGGGCGCCGACGACTATCTGGTCAAGCCCTTCGCCGTGCCGGAGTTGGTGGCGCGGATCAAGGCCCTGGCCCGCCGCGCCGGTGGCCAGAGCAGCGCCGACCTCAGCTTGGGCGCCCTGCGCCTCGACACCGCCGCCCACCAGGCACGCCTCGGCGAGACGCCGCTGGATCTCTCGGCCCGCGAGTGGGCGGTGCTCGAACACCTCTTGCGCCAGGCCGGCAAGGTGGTTTCCAAGCAGCAGATCATCGATGCCCTGGCGCCCTGGGGCAGCGAGGATCTGACCCACAACGCCGTGGAAGTCTACGTCTCGCGACTGCGGCTGAAACTGACCGACTCGGGCGTCGGCATCCGCACCGTGCGTGGCTTCGGCTATCGCCTGGAGGAGGCCAGCGGCCCATGA
- a CDS encoding chorismate mutase → MPGIRWLAIPLLSVALGAQAAPSPLPELLDAMAQRLTVADQVARSKHDSGKPVLDETRERQVLDSVSQAAQGAAVSPATAQTFFAAQMEANKLVQYGLLDAWRRGMRPLPATTPDLAGLRTRLDTLQTRLLAGLAATGELRAAADCPAQLDQALTAHLATAQPDDLHRLALLRALGDFCALPR, encoded by the coding sequence ATGCCTGGCATTCGCTGGCTCGCCATCCCGCTCCTGAGCGTCGCCCTAGGCGCCCAGGCCGCGCCCTCGCCCCTGCCGGAGCTGCTGGACGCCATGGCGCAGCGGTTGACGGTGGCCGACCAGGTCGCCCGCAGCAAGCATGACAGCGGCAAGCCAGTGCTCGACGAGACCCGCGAGCGCCAGGTACTCGACAGTGTCAGCCAGGCCGCGCAGGGTGCCGCTGTCAGCCCAGCCACCGCCCAGACCTTCTTCGCTGCCCAGATGGAAGCCAACAAGCTGGTGCAATACGGTCTGCTCGACGCCTGGCGGCGCGGCATGCGACCGCTACCGGCCACCACCCCGGACCTGGCCGGACTCAGGACCCGCCTCGATACCCTGCAAACCCGCCTGCTCGCCGGGCTCGCTGCCACCGGCGAACTGCGCGCGGCCGCGGACTGTCCGGCGCAGCTGGACCAGGCCCTGACCGCCCACCTCGCCACGGCCCAGCCCGACGACCTCCATCGCCTGGCGCTGCTGCGTGCGCTCGGTGATTTCTGCGCCCTGCCGCGCTGA
- the zapA gene encoding cell division protein ZapA, whose protein sequence is MKNSDAIASAHDEVEVLGRRYRFKVAEGDRAALQQAAARLRDELVAIQGDRRRGDATELLVLAALRLSLDTAADAGALSALDARLQALTAEVRASQEA, encoded by the coding sequence GTGAAAAACTCGGACGCGATCGCCAGCGCCCACGACGAGGTGGAGGTGCTCGGGCGTCGCTATCGCTTCAAGGTCGCCGAAGGCGATCGCGCCGCGCTGCAACAGGCCGCCGCCCGCCTGCGCGACGAACTGGTCGCCATCCAGGGTGACCGCCGCCGCGGCGACGCCACCGAATTGCTGGTGCTGGCCGCCCTGCGCCTGAGCCTGGACACCGCCGCCGACGCCGGCGCCCTGAGCGCCCTCGACGCCCGCCTCCAGGCGCTGACCGCCGAGGTCCGCGCGTCGCAGGAGGCGTAG
- the arnB gene encoding UDP-4-amino-4-deoxy-L-arabinose aminotransferase, producing the protein MDEPFLPFSRPSIGAEEVAAVSQVLTSGWITTGPQANLLEERFAASVGAAHAVALCSATAAMHVTLLALDIGPGDEVITPSLTWVSTANMITLVGATPVFVDVDRDTLMVSAEQVAAAITPRTKAIIPVHYAGASCDLAPLRALAQQHGIALIEDAAHAAGTRYQGEPIGMRGTAIFSFHAIKNLTCAEGGMLVTDDATLAERVRRLKFHGLAVDAFDRHSLGRKPQAQVQEPGFKYNLSDIHAALALVQLDRLGDINSSRRLLAEAYTQRLAALPVAPLTLPDYAQTHAWHLYILRICPERCGLDREAFMAGLKARGIGTGIHFTATHLHPWYRERWPELALPNSEWNSARLCSIPLFPDMTLADVDRVVGAIEDLLEKGA; encoded by the coding sequence GTGGATGAACCTTTCCTGCCGTTCTCCCGCCCCAGCATCGGCGCCGAGGAAGTGGCCGCGGTGAGCCAGGTGCTCACCTCGGGCTGGATCACCACCGGGCCCCAGGCCAACCTGCTGGAGGAGCGCTTCGCCGCCTCGGTGGGCGCTGCCCACGCGGTGGCCCTCTGCTCGGCCACCGCCGCCATGCACGTGACCCTGCTGGCACTGGACATCGGCCCCGGCGACGAGGTGATCACCCCTTCGCTGACCTGGGTCTCCACCGCCAACATGATCACCCTGGTCGGCGCCACCCCGGTGTTCGTCGACGTCGACCGCGACACCCTGATGGTCTCCGCCGAGCAGGTGGCCGCCGCCATCACCCCGCGCACCAAGGCCATCATTCCGGTGCACTACGCTGGCGCCAGTTGCGATCTGGCGCCGCTGCGCGCCCTGGCCCAACAGCACGGCATCGCCCTGATCGAAGACGCCGCCCACGCCGCCGGCACCCGCTACCAGGGCGAGCCCATTGGGATGCGCGGCACGGCCATCTTCAGCTTCCACGCCATCAAGAACCTGACCTGTGCCGAAGGCGGCATGCTGGTGACCGACGACGCCACCCTGGCCGAGCGGGTGCGCCGGCTGAAATTCCACGGCCTGGCGGTGGATGCCTTCGACCGCCACTCGCTGGGCCGCAAGCCCCAGGCCCAGGTGCAAGAGCCCGGCTTCAAATACAACCTCTCGGACATCCACGCCGCCCTGGCACTGGTCCAGCTGGATCGCCTGGGCGACATCAACAGTAGCCGCCGGCTGCTGGCCGAGGCCTACACCCAGCGCCTGGCGGCCCTGCCGGTCGCGCCCCTGACGCTGCCGGACTACGCCCAGACCCATGCCTGGCACCTCTACATCCTGCGCATCTGCCCCGAGCGCTGCGGGCTGGATCGCGAAGCCTTCATGGCCGGCCTCAAGGCGCGCGGCATCGGCACCGGCATCCATTTCACCGCCACCCACCTGCACCCCTGGTACCGCGAGCGCTGGCCCGAGCTGGCGCTGCCCAACAGCGAATGGAACTCCGCCCGGCTGTGCTCCATCCCGCTGTTCCCCGACATGACCCTCGCCGACGTCGACCGCGTGGTCGGCGCCATCGAAGACCTGCTGGAGAAAGGCGCATGA
- the arnC gene encoding undecaprenyl-phosphate 4-deoxy-4-formamido-L-arabinose transferase, translating into MKPYAIDRVSVVIPVYNEEASLPELLRRTRAACRLLDCQVEIILVDDGSRDRSAELLQQAASEPDSPVVAVLLNRNYGQHSAILAGFEQARGDLIITLDADLQNPPEEIPRLVHTAAQGYDVVGTVRQQRQDSYLRTLPSRLINRAVQRSTGVAMRDYGCMLRAYRRQVVQSMLACHERSTFIPILANSFARHTTEIEVAHAEREHGDSKYSFLKLINLMFDLLTCMTTTPLRLLSLFGGGLALFGFAFAALLLFLRLTHGAEWAADGVFSLFAILFIFTGAQFVGLGLLGEYLGRVYHDVRARPRFHVEQVIRASNFSPSPAPLRQVQ; encoded by the coding sequence ATGAAGCCCTATGCCATCGACCGCGTATCCGTAGTGATCCCCGTCTACAACGAAGAAGCCAGCCTGCCGGAACTCTTGCGGCGTACCCGCGCCGCCTGCCGCCTGCTGGATTGCCAGGTGGAGATCATCCTGGTCGACGACGGCAGCCGCGACCGCAGCGCCGAACTGCTGCAGCAGGCTGCCAGCGAGCCGGACAGCCCGGTGGTGGCGGTGCTGCTCAATCGCAACTACGGCCAGCACTCGGCCATCCTCGCCGGCTTCGAGCAGGCCAGGGGCGACCTGATCATCACCCTGGACGCCGATCTGCAGAATCCGCCGGAAGAGATTCCGCGCCTGGTGCACACCGCCGCCCAGGGTTACGACGTGGTCGGCACCGTGCGCCAGCAGCGCCAGGATTCCTATCTGCGCACCCTGCCGTCGCGGCTGATCAACCGCGCCGTGCAGCGCTCCACCGGGGTCGCCATGCGTGACTACGGCTGCATGCTGCGCGCCTATCGCCGCCAGGTGGTGCAGTCCATGCTCGCCTGCCACGAGCGCAGCACCTTCATCCCGATCCTGGCCAACAGCTTCGCCCGCCACACCACCGAGATCGAGGTGGCCCACGCCGAGCGCGAGCACGGGGATTCCAAGTACAGCTTCCTCAAGCTGATCAACCTGATGTTCGATCTGCTGACCTGCATGACCACCACCCCGCTGCGGCTGCTCAGCTTGTTCGGCGGTGGCCTGGCGCTGTTCGGCTTCGCCTTCGCCGCGCTGCTGCTGTTCCTGCGCCTGACCCACGGCGCCGAGTGGGCGGCCGATGGTGTGTTCTCGCTGTTCGCCATCCTGTTCATCTTCACCGGCGCCCAGTTCGTCGGCCTCGGTCTGCTCGGCGAGTACCTCGGCCGGGTGTACCACGATGTCCGCGCCCGGCCCCGGTTCCACGTGGAACAAGTGATCCGCGCGTCCAATTTCTCCCCTTCGCCGGCGCCGCTGCGCCAGGTCCAGTGA
- the arnA gene encoding bifunctional UDP-4-amino-4-deoxy-L-arabinose formyltransferase/UDP-glucuronic acid oxidase ArnA: MKTAIVFAYHDIGCAGLAALIQAGYPIAAVFTHPDDPGENRFFASVAQLCARHGIPVHAPEDVNHPIWVERIRALEPDFIFSFYYRNLLSEEVLACAKRGAYNLHGSLLPRYRGRAPANWVLVNGETETGVTLHRMVKRADAGAIVAQQRVAIAPDDTALTLHGKLREASQELLRDALPGLAAGTLEEREQDESQASTYGRRSPADGELEWSRPATELANLVRAVTQPYPGAFGWIGDRKLIVWSAQAQTEHHGQAPGSVLSLEPLRIACGEGALEVRAGQLGDAGLYLAGPQLAREAGLVVGARLHRQERRAKRRTRVLILGVNGFIGNHLSERLLADGEYEVYGLDIGSDAIERLKADPHFHYVEGDISIHTEWLEYHIKKCDVVLPLVAIATPIEYTRNPLRVFELDFEENLKIVRHCVKYGKRVIFPSTSEVYGMCQDERFDEDRSNLVVGPINKQRWIYSVSKQLLDRVIWAYGAKGLKFTLFRPFNWMGPRLDRLDSARIGSSRAITQLILNLVEGTPIKLVDGGAQKRCFTDVDDGIEALFRIIENKGGRCDGQIVNIGNPDNEASIRELAEELLAQFEAHPLRHEFPPFAGFREVESKSFYGDGYQDVAHRKPSVENARRLIDWQPTTAMAATVGKTLDFFLREALAQREA; encoded by the coding sequence ATGAAAACCGCTATCGTCTTCGCCTACCACGACATCGGCTGCGCCGGCCTCGCCGCGCTGATCCAGGCCGGCTATCCCATCGCTGCCGTCTTCACCCATCCGGACGATCCGGGCGAGAACCGCTTCTTCGCCTCGGTCGCCCAGCTCTGTGCCCGCCACGGCATCCCGGTGCATGCGCCGGAAGACGTCAACCACCCGATCTGGGTCGAGCGCATCCGCGCCCTGGAGCCGGACTTCATCTTCTCCTTCTACTACCGCAACCTGCTCTCCGAAGAGGTGCTGGCCTGCGCCAAGCGCGGCGCCTACAACCTGCACGGCTCGCTGCTGCCGCGCTATCGCGGTCGCGCCCCGGCCAACTGGGTGCTGGTCAACGGCGAGACCGAGACCGGCGTGACTTTGCACCGCATGGTCAAGCGTGCCGATGCCGGCGCCATCGTCGCCCAGCAACGCGTCGCCATCGCCCCGGACGACACCGCCCTGACCCTGCACGGCAAGCTGCGCGAAGCCAGCCAGGAACTCCTGCGCGACGCCCTGCCGGGGCTGGCCGCCGGGACCCTGGAAGAGCGTGAGCAGGACGAAAGCCAGGCCAGCACCTATGGCCGTCGCAGCCCCGCCGATGGCGAGCTGGAGTGGAGCCGTCCGGCCACCGAGCTTGCCAACCTGGTCCGCGCCGTGACCCAACCCTATCCGGGCGCCTTCGGCTGGATCGGCGATCGCAAGCTGATCGTCTGGAGCGCCCAGGCCCAGACCGAACACCACGGCCAGGCCCCCGGCAGCGTGCTGAGCCTGGAACCCCTGCGTATCGCCTGCGGCGAAGGTGCCCTGGAAGTACGCGCCGGCCAGCTGGGCGATGCCGGGCTGTATCTCGCCGGCCCGCAACTGGCCCGCGAAGCCGGCCTGGTGGTCGGTGCCCGCCTGCATCGCCAGGAGCGCCGTGCCAAGCGTCGCACCCGGGTACTGATCCTCGGCGTCAACGGTTTCATCGGTAACCACCTGTCCGAGCGCCTGCTGGCCGATGGCGAGTACGAGGTCTATGGCCTGGACATCGGCTCCGACGCCATCGAGCGTCTCAAGGCCGATCCGCACTTCCATTACGTGGAAGGCGACATCTCCATCCACACCGAGTGGCTGGAGTACCACATCAAGAAGTGCGACGTGGTCTTGCCGCTGGTGGCCATCGCCACCCCCATCGAATACACCCGCAATCCGCTGCGCGTGTTCGAACTGGACTTCGAGGAAAACCTCAAGATCGTTCGCCACTGCGTGAAGTACGGAAAGCGCGTGATCTTCCCGTCCACCTCCGAGGTGTACGGCATGTGCCAGGACGAGCGCTTCGACGAAGACCGCTCCAACCTGGTGGTCGGTCCGATCAACAAGCAGCGCTGGATCTACTCGGTCTCCAAGCAACTGCTCGACCGGGTGATCTGGGCCTATGGCGCCAAGGGTCTGAAATTCACCCTGTTCCGTCCCTTCAACTGGATGGGCCCACGCCTGGATCGCCTGGATTCCGCACGCATCGGCAGCTCCCGCGCCATCACCCAGCTGATCCTCAACCTGGTGGAAGGCACCCCGATCAAGCTGGTCGACGGCGGCGCCCAGAAGCGTTGCTTCACCGACGTCGACGACGGCATCGAGGCGCTGTTCCGCATCATCGAGAACAAGGGCGGTCGCTGCGACGGCCAGATCGTCAACATCGGCAACCCGGACAACGAAGCGAGCATCCGCGAGCTGGCCGAGGAGCTCCTGGCCCAGTTCGAGGCCCATCCGCTGCGCCATGAATTCCCGCCCTTCGCCGGCTTCCGCGAAGTGGAAAGCAAGAGCTTCTACGGCGATGGCTACCAGGACGTGGCGCACCGCAAGCCCAGCGTGGAGAACGCCCGTCGCCTGATCGACTGGCAGCCGACCACCGCCATGGCCGCCACCGTCGGCAAGACGCTGGACTTCTTCCTGCGCGAAGCCCTGGCCCAGCGGGAGGCGTGA
- the arnD gene encoding 4-deoxy-4-formamido-L-arabinose-phosphoundecaprenol deformylase, which produces MPASLRIDVDTYRGTREGVPRLLDLLDEAGVKATFFFSVGPDNMGRHLWRLVKPTFLWKMLRSKAASLYGWDILLAGTAWPGRPIGRDLGHLMRETRARGHEVGLHAWDHHAWQAHTGHWNVERLGEEFGRGLHALEDILGARVDCSAAAGWRADPRVVQAKEAFGLRYNSDCRGSALFRPRLGNGGHGTPQIPVDMPTFDEVVGPDLAAGDWNDYLLKLFRPGALNVYTLHAEVEGIAFAEDFRALLKAAREQGVLFLTLGDRLPGDARQLPAGNLVRGSLAGRQGWLGVQA; this is translated from the coding sequence ATCCCGGCCAGCCTGCGCATCGACGTGGACACCTATCGCGGCACCCGCGAAGGGGTGCCGCGGCTGCTCGACCTGCTGGATGAAGCCGGGGTCAAGGCGACCTTCTTCTTCAGCGTCGGTCCGGACAACATGGGGCGCCACCTGTGGCGCCTGGTGAAGCCCACCTTCCTGTGGAAGATGCTCCGCTCCAAGGCCGCCAGCCTCTATGGCTGGGACATCCTCCTGGCCGGCACCGCCTGGCCGGGCCGGCCCATCGGGCGCGACCTCGGCCACCTGATGCGCGAGACCCGCGCCCGCGGGCACGAGGTTGGGCTGCACGCCTGGGATCACCACGCCTGGCAGGCCCATACCGGGCACTGGAACGTGGAGCGCCTGGGCGAGGAATTCGGCCGTGGCCTGCACGCCCTGGAAGACATCCTCGGCGCCAGGGTCGACTGCTCCGCCGCCGCTGGCTGGCGCGCCGATCCCCGCGTGGTGCAGGCCAAGGAGGCATTCGGCCTCAGGTACAACAGCGACTGCCGTGGCAGCGCCCTGTTCCGTCCGCGCCTGGGCAATGGCGGCCACGGCACGCCGCAGATCCCGGTGGACATGCCGACCTTCGACGAGGTGGTCGGCCCCGACCTCGCCGCCGGCGACTGGAACGACTATCTGCTCAAGCTGTTCCGTCCCGGTGCGCTCAACGTCTACACCCTGCACGCCGAGGTGGAAGGCATCGCCTTCGCCGAGGACTTCCGCGCCCTGCTCAAGGCGGCGCGGGAGCAGGGCGTCCTCTTCCTGACCCTGGGCGACCGCCTGCCGGGCGATGCGCGCCAACTGCCCGCGGGCAACTTGGTACGGGGCAGTCTGGCCGGGCGCCAGGGCTGGCTCGGAGTGCAGGCATGA